CCTTGCAATGCTTTGGATATTGCACGTCACGCCGACGTAGCGGAACCCGTCACCCGCAACTATTATTGCGCCCGAATTTTCCGGTCGACACACTCCGCTGACGGGGGCGCACCTGGATCTCCCGAACACTCACCGAATCCCGCTCGGATGGCTCCTCGCCCATGGGGGCGAGTCCGTCCGGTTCCGGGTCTTTTCCGAACTGTCGCCTGCCGGCACGGTGGCGTCGGAAACCATCGAACACGCCCGTGGCAGCATCGAGGCTTCCAAGGCCACGCAGGCGGTCATCAAGAAGCAGAAGGACACCGGCACCTGGGGCGGCAACCTGCTCGGCGTGGCCCCCGCGGCGGCGCAGGGCATCAAGGACGTCGGCACCATCCCCCAGTACCGTCGCCTGCTGCAGCTCGGCCTGCCCACGGCGGCCCGGCCCTACAAGCTCGCCGACCGGCTCCTGTTCCGGCTGCTCTCCCGGGACGAGGATCCGGCGCTGCTCTTCGAGTACCAGAAGCCGGCCAAGGGCGATGAGGGCTACACCCTCTGGGCCCGCGCGCTGGTCCGGGAGGCCGCCACCGCGGCCCTGGCCGAGGCGGGCCAGATCGAGGACCCGCGGGTGCGGGGCGCCGCGCACAAGATCGCGTCGGATGTCTCCGAGTTCCTGCGCAGCCCGCTCGCGGAGAAGCCCTTGGTGCGCGCGGGCACCGGCGCGGTGCTGCATCCCGAGGCCAATCCGCCTACCTGGTACACCCTCGCGATCATGGCCGCGATGCCGAACCTGCAGCGGGAGCGGGCCGGCTTCACCGAGCGGCTGAACCACTACCTGGCCCAGCCGCAGCCCAAGAAGGCCTACGCCATCGCGGCCGGCAAGAAGAAGGTGAAGCCCGGCCACCTGCTGCTCGGCGACCCGATCGAGGCCGACAGCAAGGGGCTGCCGAAGGACATCCCGCTCGCGCTGCACTTCCTCGAGCTGCTGGCCCGCACCGGCGGCCTCGCGGCCTCGCCGCCGGCCACCAAGGTGCTGACGCGACTGCTCAAGGATTGCGACACGCAGGGGGTGTGGGCCCCCAAGGGGATCCGCGTCCTGCCCAAGGCGGTGAACAAGATGAGCTACCACAGCTTTCCGCTCGACGCCGAAACCAAGGCGGCCGAGTACCGGCAGGTGGACGTGACCTTCCGGCTGGCCCTGATCGCCAGGACCCTGGGATGGAGCATCGAGTACGTCTGAGTAGCGAGCGCCAGGGCAGGCGGAACGGGGAACGGGCCAGGGCCCGTTCCCCGTTTTCCGTTTTCCGTGGTGCCCGGTTGCGTTGGGCGCCTCAGTATCCGATACTACTACCATGGCCGAACTCGACCTCACCCCCTTCGGCTTCACCCCGACCGAGAGCAAGGTCTACGAGGTCCTCCTGACCGGGGGGCCCGGCACGGGCTACGCCGTGGCGCGCAGCGCCGGGCTGGCCCGGGCCAACGCGTACAGCGCGCTCGAGGGGCTGGTGGCCAAGGGAGCGGCGCGGGCGGATGAGGGGCAGCCCAAGGTGTTCCGGGCGGAGCCGCCGGCGGGGGTGCTGGCGCGGATCGCCAACCACCAGGGCGAGGCGCTGGAGCGGCTGACGCGGGCGCTGGACGGCTTCGGCGCGCCGGCCTCGCCGCGGGTGGTGGAGCTGACCAGCCCCAAGGGAATGCTGCAACTGCTCAGTCACGAGATCGGGCGGGCGGAGCGTTCGGTGCGGCTCTATGCCCCGGTGGAGGCGTATCCGCTGCTGGCGCCGGTGCTGCGCCGGGCCGCGAGCGCCGGACTCGCGCTGGCGCTGGTCTCGCCGGGCGTGGTCACCCTGCCCTTCGCGGGGGTGGAGATGGCCCCCGACGGGCATGCGTGGCCGGGGGTCCCGCTGGTGGCCGTGATCGATGACCGCAGCGCGGTGATCGCGGGCCGGCAGGGTGCGGAGGTCGAGGGGCACTGGAGCAGCGCGCCGCCCTTCGTGGCTGCGGCGCGACTCACGTTCGAACGCCTGCGGAACCCAACATGACCGACGCCCTGAACGACGCGCTCGCCGAGCTGCGGCGCGAATACCTGTTCGACGCCCCTGGCCGCCTGGCCGAGCTGCGCAAGGACGTGGCGGCCTTCCGCGCCGGCGAGACCGACGCGGTCGCCTCGCTGGTCGGGCGGTTCCACCGCCTGGCGGGCTCCGGGGGTTCCTACGGCTTCCCCGAGATCGGCGAGATCGCCCGCGGGGGGGAGCGCTGGCTCACCACGGAGCAACCGGCGCCCACCGAGGTGAACGCGCGGCGGCTGGAGGAGCTGGTGGACCGGCTGGCCGCCGCGTTCGATGCGGCGGCGCGGGAGCTGGGCCTCCCGCCGCGCGGGCCGGCGGTGACCGAGTTCGGCTGGCGGGCGCTGGTGATCGGCCCGGAGCACCCGCTGCGGCAGGAGGTGTCCGCCGCGCTGGTGAACACCGGCTTCCTGGTGCGGACGGAGAGCGGCGCCGGCGAGCCGCGCGAGATCAAGCTCTCGGAGCGGCCCGACCTGCTGGTGGTGATCGAGCACCCGGCCGGCGCCGACGCCTTCGCGACGGCCACCGCGTGGGCCGGCGCCGGCCCGGTGCGGCCCCGCGCCATCGTCCTCGTGACCCAGCGCGACTCGGCCGACCGGGTGCGCGCGCTCGCCAGCGGGATCGACACCGTCATCCCGGCCGGCCGCGTGACGGTGGACCTCCCGACCTACGCCAAGACCCTGGCCCGCATCGGCAGCCCGCCGCCCCGGGTCCTGTTCGTGGAGGCGGACCCCGCGCAGACGGAGCTCATCTGCGGCTGGCTGGAGCAGGCCAACGCCAAGGTGACCCACTGCGCGGACGGCCACGCGGCCCGGGAAGCCATGATCAAGGAAACCCCGGACCTGATCCTGATGGACACGCGGCTGCCCGGGCTCGACGGCTTCTCGCTCGCCCGGCTGGTCCGGCAGGACTCGCGCTTCAGCCTCACGCCGATCGTGTTCCTGACCTCGAACGACACCGTGGCGGAGCAGATCGAGGCGCTCTCCGCCGGGGCCGACCACTTCCTGATCGAGCCGGTGGACCGGGAGCTGCTCACCCACCTGGTGGTGAACCGCGCGGAGCGGGGGCGGCGGCTGCGGGAGATGGTGCACCGTGACGGGCTCACCGGGCTGCTCAACCACGCCACGCTCATGGCCGAGCTGGAGCACGCCGTGGAGTACGCGCGGCGGCACGGCGAGACCTTCGCGTTCCTGATGATCGACGTCGATCACTTCAAGCGGGTCAACGACCGCTACGGGCACATCGCGGGGGACCAGGTGCTGCTGCACGTGGCGCGGGTGTTCCAGACCACCGCGCGCGCCAGCGACCTGATCGGCCGCTACGGCGGGGAGGAGTTCGGGATGATCCTGCGGCGCACCGACCGGGCGGGCGCGGGGATCCTGGCGCAGAAGCTCCGCCAGGCGCTCGCGGAGCAGCCGGCGCTGATCGCCGCGGGCGAATTGATCCCGGTGCGCGTGTGCATCGGGATCGCGGCCTACCCCGATGATGCCGGCACCGCGGGCGAGCTGGCCCAGCTGGCCGACGCCGCGCTGTACCGCGCCAAGGCGGCCGGCCGCGACCGGATCGAGTACACCCGGGAGATTCGGGCCCAGTCGGCTTGAGTCACCGTGGCCCCGCCGCCCCTGACCGGCTGCTCGAGGCCGCGCTCCGGGAGTTCGCCGCGGCGGGCCGCGCCGGTGCCCGCACCCAGCGCATCGCCACCCTCGCTGGCGTCAACAAGCAGCTCATCCACTATTACTACCGGACCAAGGGCGGGCTCTACACCGCCGTCCTCGACCATGCCGCCCAGGCGGTGGCGGGCGCCCTGGCGCGGCTGCCGCTGGTGGGCCTCACCGCGGTGGAGCGGTTGCGGCGCCTGGTCCGGGGGCAGTTCGACTTCTTCCTGGCCCACCCCGACCACACCGCGGTGCTGGTGCAGGCCGACGACGCGGGCACCTGGGCCGACCAGGCGGTGCGCCCGGTGGTGGAGCTGCTGCGCGACGGCCAGGCCACCGGCTTCTTCCGCGATGACGTCGATGCCGAGGCCCATGCCCGACTGGCGCTGCTGCTGATGCTGGGCTATTTCGCGGTGCATCCCATCACCCGCCGCTGGGGCGATCCCCAGGCCTGGCGGGACCAGGCGGCAGAGCTGGTGGTGCGCGGCGCGAGCTGGTAGCTCGGCGGCTCGAGAGTCGCACACGTTGCGCGATACTCCTCCCCTCACCCCTCGGAGTCTCCTCATGCGTTGGGTCCTCAGGATCGGCGCCGCCCTCGTGGCGCTGGTCGTGCTCGCGACGGGCACCCTCTGGCTGCTGAGCAACCGGGCGCTGGCGCGCCGGTACGACGTCACGGCGGCACCGATCACCATCCCCACCGACTCCGCCGCGCTGGCGCGGGGGCGCCACCTCGCCACCGCCATCGGCAAGTGCGTGGACTGTCACGGGGAGAACCTGGGCGGCACCGTGATGGACATGGGGCCCTTCGGGACCTTCTCCCCGCCCAACCTCACCACCGGCCGGGGCGGCAGCCCGGCGCGCAGCGACGCCGAGTGGGTGCGCACCATCCGGCATGGTGTCGGCGCGGGCGGGCGCCCGCTGGTGTTCATGCCGTCGTTGGCCTACCACCCCATGACCGAGGCCGACCTCGGCGCGCTCATCGCCTACCTCAAGTCGGTCCCGCCGGTGGACACGGTGCTGCCGCCCACCCGGCTCGGCCCGATCGCGCGGCTGGTGCTGGCCCGGACGCCGGAGAAGCTCCTGGCCGCGTCGGCGATCGATCATGCCGCACCGTTCCCCGACGCCATCCCCGCCGGGCCCACCGCGGAGTACGGCCGGTACCTGACGGAGATCGGTGGCTGTACCTCCTGCCATGGGGCGGACCTCAAGGGCGGCATCCACGAGGGCCCGCCCGAGGTCCCCGCCTCCGCCGACCTGACGCCGGCGGGGAAGATGGGAAGCTGGAGCGAGGAGGATTTCCGGAAGGCGCTGCGGGAGGGGGTGCGGCCCGACGGGAGCGTGATCAACCCGTTCATGCCCTGGCGCCTGACCCGGCTCATGACCGACGAGGAGATCAGCGCGGTGTGGGCGTACCTGAAGACGCGGTAGGACGGTAAGGGCGGTAAGGGCGGTAAAGGCGGCAAAGGCGGTACCGCCCTTACCGCCTCTACCGCCTTTACCGCTAGTGGTGAAACGCCTGCAGCGGGGCCACGTCGCCGGGGACCTGGTCGCCGAAGAGCAGGCGGCCTTCGCGGAAGGTGGCGCCGCGGAGCGCCAGGGCGAGCACCTGGCCCAGGTTCTCCACCGGGTAGATCTCGATGGTCGTGCGGACCTCCTCGGGGAGGTCCTCGAGGTCCGGCTCGTTCTTCTTGGGCAGGATGATCCGCCCGATGCCGGCGCGCACGGCGCCGAGGACCTTCTCCTTCACCCCGCCGATCGGCAGCACCTCGCCCCGGAGGGTGATCTCGCCGGTCATGGCGATGTCGTTGCGCACCGGCCGGCCGGAGAGCACCGAGACCAGGGCGGTAGCCATGGTCACGCCCGCCGACGGCCCGTCCTTGGGGATGGCGCCGGCGGGGACGTGCACGTGCACGTCATGCTCACCGAAGACATCCTCGCGGATGTGCAGCCCGGCGGCGTGGGAGCGGGCGTAGGTCAGCGCGGCGCGGGCGGATTCCTTCATCACGTCGCCGAGCTGGCCGGTGAGCAGCAGCTCGCCCTTGCCCTTCATCACGCTGGCCTCGACGAACATGATGTCGCCGCCGACGGGGGTGTAGTACATCCCCGTGGCCACGCCGATCTGGTCCTCGCGGGCGGCGCGCTCCGGGTGGACCTTGGGGCGGCCGAGGAGGTCGTCGACCATGTCCCGCGTGATCGTCAGGCGCTCCACCTCGCGGGTGGCGATCTTGCGGGCCACCTTGCGGCACAGCTTCCCGATCTCGCGCTCCAGCTGGCGCACCCCGGCCTCGCGGGTGTAGCTCGCGATGACCTCCGCCACGGCCTCGTCCGGCAGCGCGATCTGCGCCACGTCGAGGCCGTGCTCGGTGAGCTGGCGCGGCACCAGGTAGTTCCGGGCGATCATCAGCTTCTCGCGCTCGGTGTACCCGGCGAAGTCCACCGTCTCCATCCGGTCCAGCAGCGGGGCCGGGATGTTCTGCAGGAAGTTGGCGGTGCAGATGAACAGCACCTCGCTCAGGTCGAACGGCACGCCGAGGTAGTGGTCGACGAAGCTGTCGTTCTGGGCCGGGTCGAGCACCTCGAGCAGCGCGCTGGCGGGGTCGCCCTGAAAGGAGACGCCGAGCTTGTCCACCTCGTCGAGCAGGAAGACGGGGTTGCGGGTGCCGGCCTGCTTCATCCCCTGGATGATGCGCCCGGGCATGGCGCCGACGTAGGTGCGCCGGTGGCCCCGGATGTCGGCCTCGTCGCGGGCGCCGCCCAGGGAGATGCGCACGTACTTCCGGCCCATGGCGCGGGCGATCGACTTGGCCACCGAGGTCTTGCCCACGCCGGGCGGGCCCACGAAGAGCAGGATCGGGCCCTTGGTGGCCTTCTCGTCGGGGTTGCCCTTGGGCGGCTCGACGGCGGGACGGCTCGGCAGTCCCGCTGGCGCACCTCCGGCGCTCGCCGTCAGCTCCGGGGCGGCGGCTTCGTCCGACGCCGGGTCGCCGGGCCGCCGGGCGGTCTCCGCCTTGAGCTGCCGCACCGCCAGGAACTCCAGCACCCGGTCCTTCACGTCGCCCAGGGCGTAGTGATCCTCGTCGAGGATGGCCTGGGCCCGCACCAGGTCGAGCGACTCCTCGCTGCGCTCGTTCCAGGGCAGCTCGGCCACCGTCTCGAGGAAGGTCCGCACCACCTGGGCCTCCATCGACTCCTTGCTGATCCGCTCCAGGCGGGCCAGCTCGCGATCGACTTCCTTGCGCGCCTCGGGCGGCAGCTCGAGCAGCTCGAGCGTCTCGCGCAGCTCCTCCTGGTCGCCCCGCTCGTCATCCTCGCCCAGCTCGCGGCGGATCTGCTTGAGCTGCTCGCGCAGGAACATCTCGCGCTGCCGCTCGCCCAGCTCCTCCTGGACCTGCGACTTGATGTCTTCCTGCGCGTCCAGGACGCTGATCTGGCGCTGCATGTGCACCAGCACCCGGCGCAGCCGCTCCTCGACCGAGAGCGTCTCCAGCAGCGCCTGCCGGTCGGGCGGGGCGATGTCGAGGTAGCCCGCCACCAGGTCGGCGAACTTGCCGGGGTCGTGCACGCCGGCGAGCACCTGCTGCACCACCTCCTCGGGGAGGCCGCTCTTCTGGCCCAGCTCGCCGGCGCGGGTGCGCGCCTCGCGGTGCAGCGCCACGAAGGCCGCGTCCTCGGGGTCGAGGGGGGCCATCTCCTCGGCCTCGCGGACGATGCTCTCCAGGAAGCCGTTTTTCTCGCCCACGTGCATGGCGATGCCGCGCCGCTCGCCGTGCAGCAGCAGCTGCATCCCGGCCAGGCCGCGCTGCATCTGCCCGATGCGGGCGATGGTGCCGATGGTGAAGAGTCCTTCGGGGGTCACCTGCTCCACGTTCTGCCGCTGCGAGACGGCGAAGATCAGGCGGTCGGGGGTGTTGAGCGCGGCTTCGATGGCGCGCAGGGTGCCGGGACGGCCGGCGCCGATCGGCGCGGTGGTCCCGGGAAAGAGGACGACTTCCCGGAGGGGCAGCACGGGAAGCACGAGGCGTTCGGAACGCTCAGTCATGGCGGTACACTCCGGTTCGGCTGGCGAAATGGCAGAGGGGCCAGCGTGTGGCGCTACTGGGTGCACCGGACATGCCACTCGCGGCGGGCCCGGGGCGCGGCGTCCCTCCCGAGGGGAAGATGGGGGAGTGCGACCCGCCGCGCTCGGGAGCGCGTCCCGAATCGAAACACGGGCGGCTGCCACTTCGTCCGGGGGTCGCAGCCCGACTGCCGTTCTGTCGGGACGGTCAGCGGGGCCGGGACAGGACCCTCCTTGTCCCCCCCGTCCGAGGTCGCTAAATCTATGACGCTTCTCCGGATAACCGATGACCGAACCGACGAGTCCCCTCGCGCCACGCCTCAGCGAAGCCCTTGGTAGCGCCTTCACTATCGAGGGCGAGATCGGTCGTGGGGGCATGGGCGTGGTCTATCGCGCGCGGGACGAGAAGCTCAAGCGCCGCGTGGCCATCAAGGTGCTGCCGCCGGAGCTCGCCTTCCAGCAGGAGATCCGCGCCCGCTTCACGCGGGAGGCGGAGACCGCCGCCCGCCTCTCCCATCCGCACATCGTCCCGATCTACACCGTCGGCGAGGGCAACGGGCTGGTGTACTTCGTGATGGGCTACGTCGACGGCGAGTCGGTCGGCGGGCGGCTCAAGCGCCGCGGCAAGCTGCCGGTGGAGGAAGTCCGGCGCATCATGAAGGAGACCGCCGACGCGCTGAGCGCCGCCCACGCGATGTCGGTCATCCACCGCGACATCAAGCCCGACAACATCCTGCTCGACGGCACCCGGGGCCGGGTGATGGTCACCGACTTCGGCATCGCCAAGGCGATGTCCGGCGGCTCGGGCGGCACCCTGACCAGCGCCGGGGTGGCCATCGGCACGCCGCAGTACATGAGCCCCGAGCAGGCGGCGGGCGAGAAGGAGATCGACGGGCGGAGCGACCTCTACAGCCTCGGGATCCTGAGCTACCAGATGCTGACGGGCGAGCTGCCCTTCACCGCGCCGACGGTGGCCGGGATCCTGATGAAGCAGATCACCGAGCTGCCCCCGCCGGTGGCCGACAGGCGGCCCGACTGCCCCGAGGACCTGGCGCTGGCGGTGACCCGCTGCCTGGAGAAGGACCCCGAGAACCGCTGGCCCTCCGCCGACGCGCTGCGGCGGGCGCTCGAGTCGCGGGTGGTGACCGGCTACCGTCCCACCGGGCAGACCCGGGCGGGTGGCCGCGGCACGCTGGGCGGGGCGCCCGCGCCGCGCCGCTCCACCGGTACCGGGGCGGCCGGCGACCAGGGCGGTCCGCCGTCCCCGCCGCGCCCGCTGGCGCGCCGGCCGGGGAGCGAGGACTGGCGGGGCCGGCTCGACCGGCACATGGACCGGGCCAGCCGCCAGATGGACCGGCGCAGCGGCAAGGGCGCCGACACGCCGCTCCCGGTGCCCGACACCGGCGAGCCGATGATCGTGCAGAAGACCCGGGCGCAGTTCGCGCGGTGGGCGGCGGTCTCCGGCGGCCTGTTCATGATCAACCTGGCCACCGGCATCGGTGAGCCCTGGTTCCTCTTCCCGATGGCCGGCATGGGCTTCGGGCTGGTGAACAGCTACGCCAAGCTCTGGCAGGCCGGTTACACCTGGCGCGACGTGCTCAGCCGCCCCGCCGCACCGGACGCGGTGCTGGTGCCCAGCGGCAAGGGCGGCAAGATGGCGCGCGCCCTCCCCGCCCCGCGGTCCGACGAGTACGGGCAGCAGCTCGGCCTGATCAACCAGGCCCACGCCGACCGGCTGGCCATCCTCAAGCTGATGGAGCGCATGTCGGCGGCGGAGCGGCAGATGCTCCCCGACGACGTGCAGGCCACCGTGGACGGGCTGTACCAGCGGGCCACCGACCTGGCCAAGACGCTGCACTCGATGGACTCTAACCTCGACCGTCAGGGGCTCGACCGGCTGGACCAGCGCATGAAGGCCCTGGAGCGCGAGCCGGAGGACGACGAGCGGGCGCGCCGGCTGGGGCTGCTCGAGCGGCAGAAGAAGACGCTGGAGGACCTCCGCGGCCGGCGGGACCAGATTGCCAGCCAGCTCGAGAGCTGCATCCTCGCCATGCAGAACGTCCGCTTCGACCTGCTGCGCCTGCGCTCCGCGGACGCGGCCGCCGCCCTGGGCGACCTCACCATGGCCACCCAGCAGGCCCGGGCCCTCTCCCGCGACGTCGACAACGCCATCGTCGCCGCCGCGGAGATTCGCGAAGCGCTGGGCCGGGACTGACCTCGGCCCGGCCCCCCCTGGTCAAGCGCACGGGCGAGGGGGCGTCCGACCCATCCAGCACCGCACCGGATCCCGTCCGGCCCCATGCCTAGCACCCCCCACGCGATCGGCTCGTCGGGCTGGCTGCACCTGGCCGTCTTCGGGGTCGTCCTGCCCTGGCTCGCCACCCGCAGCGCCCGGGCCCTGCCTTCGGTATCGCAGCGCCCCCGCAAGGGCCACTTTCGTTCCGTGCTCGTGGTGCAGGGCGTAGCGCTGCTCATCTCGCTCCGGGTGGCGGCGGTGGAGGGCATCGCGCTGTTCCCGCGCACCGTCCCGCCCCCCTTGGCCCTGGGACTCGGCGCGGTGATGGTGGTGGGCTGCACCGTGGCGCTGCGGCCCCGGTGGCGGGAGGCGGTGGCGCGGCGGGAGCCCCGGGTGCACTTCGTGATGCCGCGGGATGCCGGGGAGCGGCGGCTGTGGGTGGGGGTGTCGCTGGCGGCGGCGGTCAGCGAGGAGGTCACCTATCGCGGCGTGATGTACGCGCTGCTGCTGCGACTCACCCACGATCCACTCACCGCGGCGGTGGCCACCGCCGCGCTGTTCGGCGCCGCGCACGCGGTGCAGGGCGCACGCGGCGTGCTCGCCATCGGGGCGATCTCGCTCGGGCTGCAGGGGCTGGTGCTGCTGGCGGGCTCGCTGTACGTGGCGATGGCGGTGCACCTGCTCTACGACCTCATCGCCGGCTTCGCGTATGGCCGGCTCGGGGAGGAACTGGGCTACCCGGTGGACGGCATCCCGCCCCGGGACGCACACGGGGCCGGCCCGGAGGCCGGCCCCGCGTCGCGCTGAGGGGCACCCACCGCCCCTAGTACGCCGCCAGCTCCGCCATCGCGGCGCGGAGGTGGTGCACCTGCGGCAGGATCACGTCCTCGAGCTCGGGGGCGTAGGCCACGAAGGTGTCGGTGGCGGCGAGCCGCCGGACCGGCGCGTCGAGCCACTCGAACGCCTCGTCGGCGATGCGCGCCGCGATCTCCGACCCGTAGCCCCACGACAGCGAATCCTCGTACGCCACCAGCACCCGGCTGGTCTTCCGGACCGAGGCGTAGATGGCCTCCCAGTCCACCGGCGAGAGCGAGCGCAGGTCGATCACCTCGACCGACGTGCCGGTGCTCTCCTCCAGCTCCTTGGCCGCCACCAGGGCGCGCTGCACCACCGCGCCGTAGGTGATGACCGTCAGGTCGCTCCCCTCGCGCACCGTGCGCGCCTTGCCGAAGGGGATCATGAAGTCGGGGCCCGGGTTCTGGGCCTTGTTGTAGGTCTGGCGGTAGAGGTGCTTGTGCTCCAGCACCAGCACCGGGTCCTCGCAGCGGATGGCGGTGCGCAGCAGGCCGTTGGCGTCGAGCGCGGTGGACGGGCACACCACGCGGAGGCCCGGCACGCCGGTGAACACGGCGGCGCCGGTCTGCGAGTGGTAGACCGCCCCGCCCTTGAGGTAGCCGCCGTACGTCACCCGCACCACCACCGGGCAGGCGAAGGCGTTGTTGGAGCGCCAGCGCATCAGGGCGAGCTCGTTGCGCAGCTGCATGTACGCCGGCCAGATGTAGTCGAAGAACTGGATCTCGACCACCGGCTTGATGCCGCGGGTGGCCAGCCCGATGGCGCGTCCCACGATGTTGGCCTCGGCCAGCGGGCTGTTGTACACTCGGTCGCCACCGAAGGCGCGCTGCAGCCCCCAGGTCACCTTGAAGACCCCGCCCTTGCCCTTCACCTGCTCCAGGACCTCCTCCCGGCTCGCGTCGGCCACGTCCTCGCCGAAGACCACGATGCGCGGGTCGCGCGCCATCTCGTCCTTCATGCAGGCGTTGAGCAGGTCCACCATCGTGGTCGGGTCGCCGGTGAAGCGCGGCGCGTCCTCGGTGTCGAACGCCGCCGCGGTGGGGTCCACCGTCGGGGAGTACACGAAGTCGTAGATCGTGTCGGTGGCGGGCTGCGGCGCGGCGAGCGCCGTCTCGGTGGCGACGGTGAGCTCCTCCTCCACCTCCGCCTTGATGGCCTCGATCTCCGCCGCGGTGGCGATGCCCCGCTCCACCAGCGCCAGCGGGAAGCGGGTCACCGGGTCGCGCTCGGCGTCGGCCTGGCGCTCGGACGCGGGACGGTAGAGCACCTCGTCGTCGGAGAGCGAGTGGCTGTAGGGCCGGATCACGTGCGCGTGCACCAGCGCCGGCCCCTTCCGGGCCCGGCAGTAGTCCACCGCCTTCTGCAGCACCTCGAACGACGCCACCGGGTCGCAGCCATCGACCTCCTGGATGTAGAGCCCCGGGAAGCCGGTCACGAGCTTCGAGATGGAGCCGCCGGGGGTGTTCACCTCCACCGGCACCGAGATGGCGTAGCCGTTGTCCTCGATCACGAAGACCACCGGCAGCCGGAGGTTGCTGGCGCTGCTGATCGCCTCCCAGAACTCGCCCTCGCTCGTGGTGCCGTCGCCCGAGGAGACGAACACCACCTCGTCGCCGTGGGGGCCGGTCACGCCATCGGCCATGCCCTGCACCTTCGAGTAGCGCAGCCACGCCTCGGCGCAGCCGACCGCCTGCAGGAACTGCGTGCCGGTGGGGCTCGAGGCGCTGACGATGTTCAGGTCCTTGTGCCCGAAGTGCGAGGGCATCTGCCGCCCGCCGGAGTTCGGGTCGTCGGCCGCCGCCACCGCCGAGAAGAGCATCTCGGTGGCGGTCATCCCGAGGCCGAGGCAGAGGGCGCGGTCGCGATAGTAGGTGTAGAACCAGTCGTAGCCGGGCTTGAACACCTTCGCGGCCGCGGCGAGCAGCGCCTCGTGCCCCGCGCCGGAGATCTGGAAGAAGATCTTGTTCTGGCGCTTGAGCTGGATCTCGCGATCGTCAATGCGGCGGGACAGCAGGATGATGCGGTAGAGGTCGAGCAGATCGGCCTTGGCGAGCGTTCGGGCCGTCTTCGGGGCGCTGCGGGTGCGGGAGGCCATGGGCCAAAGATCGTGTCCGGGGGGGCCCGGCGGTAGGGCCGGGCCCGTTCACGGCTCATGCGCCGCCCGAGCCGCGCGGCCGTGGCGCCGGCGGCGCGGTCAGCCCCACGATGCCGAGCCCGCCGATGAGCACCACGCTGTACTCCATCCCGTTCCGCCCGCCCCCCACCACGAACCAGCCCTCGGGCCAGTGCACCATGACGATGCCCAGCAGCAGCTGGAGCGCAAACCAGGCCGCCAGCGGACGGACCAGGCGGCCGGACATCAGCGCGAGCCCCCCCAGCACCTCGATGGCGGTCAGCAGGCCGGCCGCCAGGGGTCCGAAGGGCACGCCCTGCTCCGCCAGCCAGCCGCCGAAGGGCACCACCCCACCCGCCAGGGTACGGTAGCTGCCGTGGATGACGAGCTGGGTGGCCACAAGGACGCGCAGGGCGGTCAGCCCGGTGCGGTCGGACAGCTGCATGGATGGCTCCGCGGGAGGGGTGCGCCACCTACGGGACCAGGCCCGGCGGGGTTCCGCCGGGAGGTCAGTGACTGGTCAGGAGCCGCGGCAGCTGGTCCCAGTAGCCCATCGCGGTGGCGAGGCCCGCGTCGCTGCGCAGCCAGAGCTCGTC
The Gemmatimonadota bacterium DNA segment above includes these coding regions:
- the lon gene encoding endopeptidase La, with the translated sequence MTERSERLVLPVLPLREVVLFPGTTAPIGAGRPGTLRAIEAALNTPDRLIFAVSQRQNVEQVTPEGLFTIGTIARIGQMQRGLAGMQLLLHGERRGIAMHVGEKNGFLESIVREAEEMAPLDPEDAAFVALHREARTRAGELGQKSGLPEEVVQQVLAGVHDPGKFADLVAGYLDIAPPDRQALLETLSVEERLRRVLVHMQRQISVLDAQEDIKSQVQEELGERQREMFLREQLKQIRRELGEDDERGDQEELRETLELLELPPEARKEVDRELARLERISKESMEAQVVRTFLETVAELPWNERSEESLDLVRAQAILDEDHYALGDVKDRVLEFLAVRQLKAETARRPGDPASDEAAAPELTASAGGAPAGLPSRPAVEPPKGNPDEKATKGPILLFVGPPGVGKTSVAKSIARAMGRKYVRISLGGARDEADIRGHRRTYVGAMPGRIIQGMKQAGTRNPVFLLDEVDKLGVSFQGDPASALLEVLDPAQNDSFVDHYLGVPFDLSEVLFICTANFLQNIPAPLLDRMETVDFAGYTEREKLMIARNYLVPRQLTEHGLDVAQIALPDEAVAEVIASYTREAGVRQLEREIGKLCRKVARKIATREVERLTITRDMVDDLLGRPKVHPERAAREDQIGVATGMYYTPVGGDIMFVEASVMKGKGELLLTGQLGDVMKESARAALTYARSHAAGLHIREDVFGEHDVHVHVPAGAIPKDGPSAGVTMATALVSVLSGRPVRNDIAMTGEITLRGEVLPIGGVKEKVLGAVRAGIGRIILPKKNEPDLEDLPEEVRTTIEIYPVENLGQVLALALRGATFREGRLLFGDQVPGDVAPLQAFHH
- a CDS encoding TetR family transcriptional regulator, with protein sequence MSHRGPAAPDRLLEAALREFAAAGRAGARTQRIATLAGVNKQLIHYYYRTKGGLYTAVLDHAAQAVAGALARLPLVGLTAVERLRRLVRGQFDFFLAHPDHTAVLVQADDAGTWADQAVRPVVELLRDGQATGFFRDDVDAEAHARLALLLMLGYFAVHPITRRWGDPQAWRDQAAELVVRGASW
- a CDS encoding diguanylate cyclase, whose product is MTDALNDALAELRREYLFDAPGRLAELRKDVAAFRAGETDAVASLVGRFHRLAGSGGSYGFPEIGEIARGGERWLTTEQPAPTEVNARRLEELVDRLAAAFDAAARELGLPPRGPAVTEFGWRALVIGPEHPLRQEVSAALVNTGFLVRTESGAGEPREIKLSERPDLLVVIEHPAGADAFATATAWAGAGPVRPRAIVLVTQRDSADRVRALASGIDTVIPAGRVTVDLPTYAKTLARIGSPPPRVLFVEADPAQTELICGWLEQANAKVTHCADGHAAREAMIKETPDLILMDTRLPGLDGFSLARLVRQDSRFSLTPIVFLTSNDTVAEQIEALSAGADHFLIEPVDRELLTHLVVNRAERGRRLREMVHRDGLTGLLNHATLMAELEHAVEYARRHGETFAFLMIDVDHFKRVNDRYGHIAGDQVLLHVARVFQTTARASDLIGRYGGEEFGMILRRTDRAGAGILAQKLRQALAEQPALIAAGELIPVRVCIGIAAYPDDAGTAGELAQLADAALYRAKAAGRDRIEYTREIRAQSA
- a CDS encoding cytochrome c produces the protein MRWVLRIGAALVALVVLATGTLWLLSNRALARRYDVTAAPITIPTDSAALARGRHLATAIGKCVDCHGENLGGTVMDMGPFGTFSPPNLTTGRGGSPARSDAEWVRTIRHGVGAGGRPLVFMPSLAYHPMTEADLGALIAYLKSVPPVDTVLPPTRLGPIARLVLARTPEKLLAASAIDHAAPFPDAIPAGPTAEYGRYLTEIGGCTSCHGADLKGGIHEGPPEVPASADLTPAGKMGSWSEEDFRKALREGVRPDGSVINPFMPWRLTRLMTDEEISAVWAYLKTR